The following coding sequences are from one Nicotiana tabacum cultivar K326 chromosome 1, ASM71507v2, whole genome shotgun sequence window:
- the LOC107810450 gene encoding rab GTPase-activating protein 22-like translates to MATLDISKMWRDPGAPADSFYQVRPECTDVPKSKFRIKNGKTLSARKWHAAFSPEGYLDIGKTLGRIHRGGIHPSIRGEVWEFLLGCYDPKSTYAEREDIRKLRRTQYAVLKEECRTMFPTIGSGRFITAPVITEDGDPILDPLVLQEANAAKEATSAGQANGDSSGFDMVKEHDKRVIEWKLSLHQIGLDVARTDRSLVFYENQENLSKLWDILSVYAWFDKDVNYCQGMSDLCSPMIILLDDEADAFWCFERLMRRLRGNFRYTESSVGVESQLNNLASVTQVIDPKLHQHLDKLGGGDYLFAVRMLMVLFRREFSFCDSLYLWEMMWALEYDPDLFLLYEDPELAADQKSEESKSKSKSRHIGKYERENMKNGGKASEAPLPISVFLVASVLKDKSDKLLTEARGLDDVVKILNDVNGNLDAKKACTGAMKLHKKYLKKAANTNR, encoded by the exons atgGCAACTTTAGATATTTCGAAAATGTGGAGGGATCCTGGAGCTCCGGCTGATTCATTTTATCAAGTTCGCCCTGAATGTACAGATGTTCCCAAGTCCAAGTTTAGAATCAAG AACGGAAAAACTCTAAGCGCAAGAAAATGGCATGCTGCATTTTCCCCTGAAGGTTATCTTGATATAGGCAAAACACTTGGTCGAATTCATCGTGGG GGAATTCATCCATCAATTAGAGGTGAAGTTTGGGAATTCTTACTTGGTTGCTACGATCCAAAGAGCACGTATGCAGAACGAGAGGATATACGAAAGCTACGAAG GACACAATATGCTGTATTAAAAGAAGAATGCCGCACAATGTTTCCAACGATTGGAAGTGGTAGATTTATTACTGCACCTGTAATAACAGAAGATGGTGATCCCATTTTAGATCCTTTAGTACTTCAAGAGGCAAATGCAGCGAAAGAAGCGACTTCAGCTGGTCAAGCAAATG GTGATTCCAGTGGTTTTGATATGGTAAAGGAACATGACAAAAGAGTAATAGAGTGGAAACTCTCATTACACCAAATAG GACTCGATGTGGCTCGCACAGACAGGTCACTCGTGTTTTATGAGAACCAAGAGAATCTATCAAAGCTTTGGGATATCCTTTCTGTTTATGCTTGGTTTGACAAAGATGTTAATTATTGTCAAG GTATGAGTGATCTTTGCTCGCCCATGATTATTCTTCTCGACGATGAAGCAGATGCATTTTGGTGCTTCGAACGTTTAATGAGACGACTG AGAGGAAATTTCAGATACACAGAGAGTTCTGTTGGCGTAGAATCGCAGCTGAATAATCTAGCTTCAGTAACTCAAGTTATTGATCCTAAACTTCACCAACACTTAG ATAAATTAGGTGGAGGTGATTATCTGTTTGCTGTCCGGATGCTCATGGTTTTGTTCCGCCGAGAATTTTCTTTTTGTGATTCATTATATCTTTGGgag atgatgtggGCACTGGAATATGATCCGGACTTGTTTCTTTTGTATGAAGATCCTGAATTAGCTGCTGATCAAAAATCTGAAGAATCAAAATCAAAGTCAAAATCGCGCCATATTGGGAAATACGAGCGAGAAAACATGAAAAATGGTGGCAAAGCATCAGAAGCTCCCCTACCGATATCTGTTTTTCTTGTAGCCAGCGTCCTGAAAGATAAGAGCGATAAGTTGCTGACTGAAGCAAGAGGACTAGACGACGTTGTTAAG ATACTGAATGATGTTAATGGAAACCTGGATGCTAAAAAGGCTTGCACTGGTGCAATGAAACTTCACAAGAAGTATCTTAAAAAG GCGGCCAACACCAACAGGTAG
- the LOC107810452 gene encoding COBRA-like protein 10, with protein sequence MIVRSEGMKIPWKNAAAISCFTLILLCYNIQISKAQDYGGDESSVPAAPPPEQENCDGIFVSYTFDSREREYPFVKNVSAQAWAFNSMLTVINTGLYELKSWKVHVGFQHNELLVSTDGAVAVEGDGFPIKVGKNGTVLAGFPQSDLKTAIDTAGDFTQMAAQVKIKGTQFGVSPKATPMPRTIKLLNDGYKCPAPKRFKTYMHACCKRDPKFKPKNTTLKFMPRRYGDLSFTYDVLSAYENKYQAQVTIDNLSPLGRLDHWNLTWEWMRNEFIYSMKGAYTHKKDPSECIYGPQGQYYKDFDFTTVLNCQKKPLISDLPPEKENDDKLGKIPYCCRNGTLLPPTMNETKARSIFQLEVFKLPPDMNRTALYPPQNWKIEGTVNPSYKCGPPVRVDPTGFPDPSGTGMTSTAVASWQITCNITRPKPKENKCCVSFSAYYADSVIPCNTCACGCQQTSKCDANRKPLLLPPQALLVPFEDREEMAEAWNAIKHFGPFPKKLPCPDNCGVSINWHVDSDYKSGWTARVTLFNWGNDAFEDWFTAIQMKKNIAEGYENVYSFNGTKLPQRNDTIFMQGLPGLNYLVGEVNGTNPGKDPRVPGKQQSVISFLKNHTPNINIPSGDGFPAKIFFNGEECALPTDFPKRNAAFKSQVGLLPAVLLALLTLLLTDQLH encoded by the exons ATGATCGTAAGAAGTGAAGGAATGAAAATACCATGGAAAAATGCTGCTGCCATCTCTTGCTTTACACTAATATTgttatgttataacattcaaatATCTAAAGCTCAAGACTACGGCGGCGACGAGTCGTCGGTACCGGCTGCGCCACCGCCGGAGCAAGAGAACTGCGACGGCATATTCGTTTCATATACATTCGACAGCCGCGAACGTGAATACCCGTTCGTTAAAAACGTATCAGCACAAGCATGGGCATTTAACTCCATGTTAACAGTGATTAATACTGGACTTTACGAGCTGAAATCATGGAAAGTTCACGTAGGGTTTCAACATAACGAGCTTTTAGTGTCAACTGATGGAGCTGTAGCGGTTGAAGGCGACGGATTTCCGATCAAAGTTGGGAAAAACGGCACAGTATTGGCAGGTTTTCCGCAGTCGGATTTGAAGACGGCGATTGATACCGCCGGAGATTTTACTCAGATGGCGGCGCAAGTGAAGATTAAGGGGACGCAATTTGGTGTTTCGCCAAAAGCAACTCCAATGCCTCGGACAATTAAGCTTCTTAATGATGGATATAAGTGTCCTGCTCCTAAGCGCTTCA AAACTTATATGCATGCTTGCTGCAAGAGGGACCCCAAATTCAAGCCCAAGAATACTACCCTCAAGTTCATGCCTCGCCGATATGGAGACCTCTCGTTCACATACGACGTTCTATCCGCGTATGAGAACAAGTACCAAGCACAGGTTACCATCGACAACCTCAGCCCCTTAGGTCGTCTTGATCATTGGAACTTAACTTGGGAATGGATGCGAAACGAGTTCATTTATAGCATGAAAGGTGCCTACACTCATAAAAAAGATCCTTCTGAATGCATTTACGGGCCTCAGGGACAATATTACAAGGATTTCGACTTCACTACTGTCCTGAATTGTCAAAAGAAGCCACTCATCTCGGATTTGCCACCCGAAAAGGAAAATGATGACAAACTTGGCAAGATACCTTATTGTTGCAGAAATGGCACACTTTTGCCACCTACTATGAATGAGACTAAGGCAAGATCCATTTTTCAGCTTGAAGTCTTTAAACTTCCTCCTGATATGAACAGAACCGCCCTGTATCCGCCTCAGAATTGGAAAATTGAAGGTACCGTTAATCCGTCCTATAAATGTGGCCCTCCTGTTAGAGTAGATCCAACAGGATTCCCCGATCCGAGTGGAACGGGCATGACTTCTACTGCTGTGGCTAGTTGGCAAATTACTTGCAACATTACACGTCCaaagccaaaagaaaacaaatgctGTGTTTCATtctcagcatattatgctgattCTGTTATCCCCTGCAACACTTGTGCTTGTGGCTGTCAACAGACGTCTAAATGTGACGCGAATAGAAAGCCGTTACTTCTCCCTCCACAAGCACTTCTTGTCCCTTTCGAAGACAGGGAAGAAATGGCGGAAGCTTGGAACGCAATCAAACATTTTGGTCCATTTCCTAAGAAACTCCCTTGTCCTGATAATTGTGGGGTGAGCATAAATTGGCATGTTGATAGTGATTACAAAAGCGGATGGACAGCTCGAGTAACTCTCTTTAACTGGGGAAACGACGCGTTTGAGGACTGGTTTACAGCCATTCAGATGAAGAAAAACATTGCTGAAGGATATGAAAATGTTTACTCATTCAATGGTACTAAGTTACCTCAACGAAACGACACGATTTTCATGCAAGGTTTGCCTGGATTGAACTATTTAGTTGGAGAAGTGAATGGAACTAATCCTGGTAAAGATCCAAGAGTGCCTGGAAAACAACAATctgtgatttcattcttgaaaaaCCATACACCAAATATTAACATTCCTTCAGGAGATGGATTCCCTGCCAAAATATTCTTCAATGGTGAAGAATGTGCACTTCCAACTGATTTTCCTAAAAGAAATGCAGCATTCAAATCTCAAGTTGGTTTGTTGCCTGCAGTTTTGCTTGCTCTCCTCACCCTTCTGTTGACAGATCAATTACACTGA